A genomic segment from Brienomyrus brachyistius isolate T26 chromosome 9, BBRACH_0.4, whole genome shotgun sequence encodes:
- the gtpbp10 gene encoding GTP-binding protein 10, producing the protein MVWISRVCLRKYGGFVDNLRLYVKGGSGGMGLPRLGGQGGKGGDVWVIAKESITLKKVKDMYPQKRMVAGVGTNSSIRALKGDKGNDQQIFAPPGIVVTNDDKRILGELNAVGDKVLVARGGQGGSFQTGYLPNKGQARHIRLDLKLIADVGLVGFPNAGKSSLLAKLSHARPQVASYPFTTLRPELGKIMYNDYKQVSVADLPGLIEGAHMNKGMGHKFLKHVERTKQLVFVVDVCGFQLSAKSPFRTAFETVQLLTKELELYSDELLSKPAFLVLNKMDLPDTEQKLEELMGHLQNQKDFAHLLPDAMMPKSSLSFRHILPVSAMTGHGIEDLKTCIRQTLDEQAAAETADLHRACLQELRDTGWPNTTKDSTGTV; encoded by the exons ATGGTTTGGATCAGTCGTGTTTGTCTGAGGAAG TATGGAGGCTTTGTGGACAACCTCCGGCTGTATGTCaaagggggcagcggaggcatgGGGCTGCCCCGCCTGGGGGGCCAAGGAGGGAAAGGTGGCGATGTGTGGGTGATAGCCAAGGAGAGTATCACCCTGAAGAAGGTCAAGGATATGTACCCCCAGAAGAGGATGGTGGCAGGAGTCGGCACCAACAGCAG CATCCGCGCTCTGAAGGGTGACAAGGGAAACGACCAGCAGATTTTTGCCCCGCCTGGCATCGTCGTCACCAATGACGACaagaggattctgg ggGAGCTGAATGCTGTGGGCGATAAGGTCCTGGTGGCTCGAGGAGGTCAGGGCGGATCCTTCCAGACGGGATACCTGCCCAATAAAGGCCAGGCTCGGCACATCCGGCTGGACCTGAAGCTGATTGCCGACGTGGGCCTGGTGGG GTTTCCAAATGCGGGCAAATCGTCACTACTGGCTAAACTGTCCCACGCCCGGCCTCAGGTCGCCAGCTACCCGT TCACCACTCTAAGACCAGAGCTTGGGAAAATCATGTACAACGACTACAAGCAG GTGTCTGTAGCTGACCTTCCAGGGCTGATTGAAGGTGCTCACATGAACAAGGGCATGGGCCACAAGTTCCTGAAACATGTGGAGAGGACCAAGCAGCTGGTGTTTGTG GTGGATGTCTGTGGTTTTCAGCTTTCAGCCAAATCCCCGTTTAGAACAGCGTTTGAGACAGTGCAGCTCTTGACTAAG gagctggagctgtacAGTGACGAGCTGCTGTCCAAGCCAGCATTTCTTGTGCTCAACAAAATGGATCTTCCAGATACAGAGCAGAAGCTGGAGGAGTTAATGGGACATCTTCAGAACCAAAAAG ACTTTGCCCACTTGCTGCCTGATGCCATGATGCCGAAGAGCAGTTTGTCGTTCAGGCATATCCTGCCCGTCTCTGCGATGACCGGGCACGGCATCGAAGATCTGAAGACCTGCATCCGGCAGACGCTGGACGAGCAGGCCGCCGCAGAGACAGCGGACCTGCACCGAGCTTGTCTACAGGAGCTGCGGGACACAGGGTGGCCTAACACAACCAAAGACTCAACTGGCACAGTGTAA